The nucleotide window TCCGGGACCGCGGCGTTTTTGCCGCGAGCGCCCAACTCCAGCATATGGATCTCTCCGACATCGAAGCGCTCATCGAGGCGGAACTCGAGGACGCCGACGCGACAGTCACGCACGCACGCGACAAACACGACGACGATCACCTCGCGGCGACGGTCGTCTCGCCCGAGTTCGAGGG belongs to Natronorubrum aibiense and includes:
- a CDS encoding BolA family protein, translated to MDLSDIEALIEAELEDADATVTHARDKHDDDHLAATVVSPEFEGLSLVQQHQAVYDALGDHMTTDIHALELSTYTPEEYDEA